The following are encoded in a window of Malassezia japonica chromosome 7, complete sequence genomic DNA:
- the MYO2 gene encoding Myosin type-2 heavy chain 1 (COG:Z; EggNog:ENOG503NV49), whose product MAVPTSKPLDAYVSGSKAWFPDATAGWVSATQSADPVLDASGNVTLTFVLDESGEEQVVNVTAAALEKSGVDALPPLRNPPLLEAADDLTSLSHLNEASVLHTILNRYQQRTIYTYSGIVLIAVNPFFNLNLYSPEIIQAYAGRRKGELEPHLFAVAEDAYRCMIRDRKNQTIVVSGESGAGKTMSAKYIMRYFATVEDPERPQARRASKDSGGMSATEMAILATNPIMEAFGNAKTTRNDNSSRFGKYLEIIFDQNQEIAGARMRTYLLERSRLVYQPEVERNYHIFYQLCAGASDELKTALRIGPASSFNYLNQGGEANLAIQGVDDAEEFAATQKALGTVGMDAAAQAHIFQLLAALLHLGNIAVSATRNDANIAPEDESLVFAAQLLGIDAAELRKWTLKRQMQMRGEKIVSNLSQAQAVAVRDSVAKYVYTCLFDWLVVQMNKSLAPAEALAHESMIGVLDIYGFECFKVNSYEQFCINYANERLQHEFNRHVFKLEQEEYVAEQIPWEFISFSDNQPCIDMIQSKFGMLSLLDEESRLPSGTDSGFLQKVYTQLQSKKEFEPFLAKPRFGAQSAFTVRHYALDVTYEVEGFNEKNKDTVPDELLALLSGSSNAFLSQVLASRADDAAAAPAPAAAAPGRKAAPPAKKPTLGSQFKSSLGALMDTINSTEVHYIRCIKPNDVKVAWEVEPQNVLGQLRACGVLETIRISCAGYPSRWTFADFVERYYLVTHSKHWDMSSMEKVADLAKHILSTTLEPAMYHVGLTKIFFRAGVLASFEQMRRNVLNNRTRQIQTAWRRHSAQQRYTTLQRGVSELQNHGRRVLAQRRYTAARNERAALLLQTVLRARVHRQRFLSMRHAVTALQTAVRAKQARVRAIETQQANDAIGLQRLIRGALVRRALGQRRKHVTTIQSLYRRRLARRELQSRRTDARSATHLKEVSYRLENKVVDLTQSLQSRTKENRELRATLQDLESQLSTWQNRHEELDARARGLQEEVERPSVPADQHEQMAQERLTLVAQLEQAQRRIAELEHEISVLQHQLQTRASEEGERAPDSVVQSLRSEIATLREQLGRANAMNAKNGGTVPLASAAARGRSSEGSDHALPPLPDAAEEAQEELLDEPEVPAEEIIELLENEVQLDEDVLEGLIRYLKVPAPSLQNPPSMKEVLFPAHLISLVTNEMWKYGLVRESERFLANVMQTIQQHVMDFHGDDAVIPGIFWLSNVHEILSFVCIAESDMLQGVGPGLDGSAREFEWGDYERLVTIVKHDLDSLEYNIYHTWMQQSKKQLNKMVVPALVESQSLPGFITNDSGGRLLNRLLAGNNAPTYTMDDILALLNKTWKCLKSYYVEPSVTQQVITELLKMIGVTSFNDLLMRRNFCSWKRAMQIQYNITRLEEWCKSHDMPEGSLQLEHLLQATKLLQLKKATMGDIDIIYDVCWMLTPTQIQKLISHYHVADYENPISPEILKAVASRVVPNDRNDHLLLPPEVDEAGPYELPVPREVTGIETYCPAYLNVPLLRNLASKVA is encoded by the coding sequence ATGGCGGTGCCTACTTCCaagccgctcgacgcatACGTGTCCGGGAGCAAGGCATGGTTCCCCGATGCGACCGCTGGGTGGGTCAGCGCGACACAGTCGGCTGACCCGGTGCTGGATGCGTCCGGGAATGTCACGCTGACCTTTGTTCTGGACGAGTCTGGGGAGGAGCAGGTGGTGAATGTgacggccgctgcgcttgAAAAGAGCGGAGTGGATGCGCTCCCTCCCCTCCGCAACCCTCCTTTGCTagaggcggccgacgatCTGACGAGTTTGAGTCACCTGAACGAGGCGTCGGTGTTGCACACGATTCTGAACCGTTaccagcagcgcacgaTCTACACCTACTCGGGTATCGTGCTGATCGCTGTGAATCCTTTCTTTAACCTGAATCTGTACAGTCCCGAGATTATCCAGGCGTACGCCGGGCGCCGGAAaggcgagctcgagcccCACCTgttcgccgtcgccgaggacgcgTACCGCTGCATGATCCGCGACAGGAAGAACCAGACGATCGTGGTCAGCGGCGAGAGCGGTGCCGGCAAGACCATGTCGGCCAAGTACATCATGCGCTACTTTGCCACGGTCGAGGACCCCGAGCGTCcacaggcgcgccgcgcgtccaAGGATTCCGGCGGGATGAGCGCAACAGAGATGGCGATTCTCGCGACAAACCCGATCATGGAGGCGTTTGGTAACGCCAAGACGACGCGCAACGACAACTCGTCGCGTTTCGGCAAATACCTCGAGATCATCTTTGACCAGAACCAAGAGAttgccggcgcgcgcatgcgcaccTATCTCCTGGAGCGCTCGCGTCTCGTGTATCAGCCCGAGGTGGAACGCAACTACCACATCTTTTATCAGCTGTgtgccggcgcctcggacgaactcaagacggcgctgcgcatcggccCAGCCTCCTCGTTCAACTACCTGAACCAGGGTGGCGAGGCGAATCTCGCGATCCAGGGCGTGGACGATGCGGAAGAGTTTGCTGCTACGCAAAAGGCCCTCGGCACGGTCGGCatggacgccgccgcgcaggcgcacatCTTCCAGCTgcttgctgcgctgctgcacctcggcaaCATTGCGgtgagcgcgacgcgcaacGACGCCAACATTGCGCCGGAAGACGAGAGCCTGGTctttgccgcgcagctcctcggcattgacgcggccgagctgcgcaaatGGACGCTGAAGCGCCAGATGCAGATGCGTGGCGAAAAGATCGTGTCGAACCtgtcgcaggcgcaggccgtcgccgtgcgcgactcggtcgCGAAGTACGTGTACACGTGCCTCTTTGACTGGCTCGTGGTGCAGATGAACAAGTCGctcgcgcctgccgaggcgctcgcgcacgagtCGATGATCGGTGTGCTGGACATTTACGGCTTCGAGTGCTTCAAGGTGAACTCGTACGAGCAGTTCTGCATCAACTATGCGAatgagcgcctgcagcacgAGTTCAACCGCCACGTCTTtaagctcgagcaggaggagtacgtcgccgagcagatCCCGTGGGAGTTTATCAGCTTCTCGGACAACCAGCCGTGCATCGACATGATCCAGAGCAAGTTTGGTATGCtgtcgctcctcgacgaggagtcGCGTCTGCCGTCCGGCACGGACAGCGGCTTTTTGCAAAAGGTCTACACGCAGCTCCAGAGCAAGAAGGAGTTTGAGCCGTTCCTGGCCAAGCCGCGTTTCGGCGCGCAGTCCGCGTTTACGGTGCGCCACTACGCGCTGGACGTCACCTACGAGGTCGAGGGCTTCAACGAGAAGAACAAGGACACAGTGCcggacgagctcctcgcgctcctctcgGGCTCCAGCAACGCGTTCCTGAGCCAGGTGCTCgcgagccgcgccgacgacgcggctgctgcgccggccccggcagcggccgcgccaggccgcaaggccgcgccgccggccaagaagccgacgctcggctcgcAGTTCAagtcgtcgctcggcgcactgATGGACACGATCAACAGCACCGAAGTGCACTACATCCGTTGCATCAAGCCGAACGACGTCAAGGTCGCGTGGGAGGTCGAGCCGCAAAACGTCCTCGGccagctgcgtgcgtgcggTGTCTTGGAGACGATCCGCATCAGCTGTGCGGGCTACCCGTCGCGCTGGACGTTTGCCGACTTTGTCGAACGCTACTACCTCGTGACGCACTCCAAGCACTGGGACATGAGCTCGATGGAAAAGGTCGCAGACCTCGCGAAGCACATCCTCTcgacgacgctcgagccggcCATGTACCACGTCGGTCTCACCAAGATCTTTTTCCGCGCAGGCGTCCTTGCGTCGTTTGAGCAGATGCGCCGCAACGTGCTCAACAaccgcacgcgccagaTCCAGACGGCGTGGCGCCGGCACagcgcgcagcagcgctaCACGACGCTGCAACGCGGCGTGAGCGAGCTGCAGAaccacggccgccgcgtcctcgcgcagcgccgctacaccgcggcgcgcaacgagcgtgcggcgctcttgCTGCAGAcggtgctgcgtgcgcgcgtgcaccgcCAGCGCTTCCTTAGCATGCGCCACGCCGTGACGGCGCTCCAGacggcggtgcgtgcgaaGCAGGCGCGGGTGCGCGCCATCGAGACGCAGCAGGCGAACGATGCCAtcggcctgcagcgcctgatCCGTGGTGCACTtgtgcgccgagcgctgggccagcgccgcaagcatGTCACGACGATCCAGTCGCTgtaccgccgccgcctggcgcgccgcgagctgcagtcgcgccgcaccgatgcgcgcagcgcgacgcacctcAAAGAGGTGTCGTACCGCCTCGAGAACAAGGTCGTGGACCTCACGCAGAGCCTGCAGTCGCGCACGAAGGAGaaccgcgagctgcgtgcgacgctccAGGACCTCGAGAGCCAGCTGTCCACCTGGCAGAACCGgcacgaggagctcgacgcgcgcgcgcgcggcctccaggaggaggtcgagcgcccgtCTGTGCCGGCCGACCAGCACGAGCAGATGGCGCAAGAGCGCCtcacgctcgtcgcgcagctcgagcaggcgcagcgccgcattgccgagctcgagcacgagatcagtgtgctgcagcaccagctgcagacgcgtgcgtcggaggaaggcgagcgtgcgcccgactcggtcgtgcagtcgctgcgcagcgagattgcgacgctgcgcgagcagctcggccgTGCGAATGCGATGAACGCCAAGAACGGCGGCACGgtgccgctcgcctcggccgccgcacgtGGCCGCAGCAGCGAAGGCAGCGACCACGCGCTGCCTCCCCTGCCCGACGCGGccgaagaggcgcaggaaGAGCTGCTGGACGAGCCCGAAGTGCCCGCGGAAGAGATcatcgagctgctcgagaacgaggtgcagctcgacgaggacgtgctcgagggTCTGATCCGCTACCTCAAGGTGCCTGCGCCCTCGCTGCAGAACCCGCCGTCGATGAAGGAGGTGCTGTTCCCTGCGCACCTCATCTCGTTGGTGACCAACGAGATGTGGAAGTATGGGCTGGTGCGCGAGTCGGAGCGTTTCCTGGCGAATGTCATGCAGACCATCCAGCAGCATGTGATGGACTTCCACGGGGACGACGCGGTGATCCCCGGCATCTTTTGGCTGAGCAATGTGCACGAGATTTTGTCGTTTGTGTGCATTGCCGAGAGCGACATGCTCCAGGGTGTCGGCCCCGGCCTCGACGGATCCGCGCGTGAGTTTGAGTGGGGCGACTACGAGCGCCTGGTGACCATTGTGAAGCACGACTTGGACTCGCTCGAGTACAATATCTACCACACGTGGATGCAGCAGTCCAAGAAGCAGCTGAACAAGATGGTCGTTCCTGCGCTGGTCGAGTCGCAGTCGCTGCCTGGCTTTATCACGAACGACTCGGGCGGCCGTCTGCTGAACCGTTTGCTCGCCGGCAACAACGCGCCGACGTATACGATGGACGATATTCTCGCGCTTCTGAACAAGACGTGGAAGTGTCTCAAGAGCTACTATGTCGAGCCGAGTGTCACGCAGCAGGTCAtcaccgagctgctcaagatGATTGGCGTGACGTCGTTCAACGATCTCTTGATGCGCCGCAACTTTTGCTCGTGGAAGCGCGCAATGCAGATCCAGTACAACAtcacgcgcctcgaggagtGGTGCAAGTCGCACGACATGCCCGAAGGCTcgctccagctcgagcacctttTGCAGGCCACCAAGCTCCTGCAGCTCAAAAAGGCGACGATGGGCGACATTGACATTATCTACGACGTCTGCTGGATGCTCACCCCCACGCAGATCCAGAAGCTGATCAGCCACTACCATGTGGCCGACTACGAGAACCCCATCTCGCCCGAGATCCTCAAGGCAGTCGCGAGCCGCGTCGTGCCAAACGACCGCAACGACCACCTGCTCCTTCCGCCagaggtcgacgaggcagGGCCGTACGAACTCCCGGTGCCCCGCGAAGTCACCGGCATCGAGACGTACTGCCCGGCGTATCTCAACGTCCCGCTCCTTCGGAACCTCGCAAGCAAAGTGGCCTAA